CCCACATTCAGAAGATTGAGAAACAAAATTTTCTGTCTTTCCTATggctctttgtttttgttttaagacagggtctcacttggtTGCCCAGATCCACtttaaactcctgggctcaagtgacctCAGCCTCCCATATAGCTATGACTATAGGCATGTTCCTTAGTGccagttttttgggttttttttaaatatatatttcttagttgtagttggacacaatacctttattttatttatttttatgtggtgctgaggattgaacccagggccttgcacatgctaggcaaatgctttactgctgagtcacaacctcagtccctgttgttgttttttaattgacTTTTAAATTGGCTTCCTAAGTGAATATACCAGAATCTATCTTTAATGAATTTTAAGTTTAGTATTTTTCTGTGACATAGAAAAAAACTGGaggcaagaaaacaaacaaacaaaaccctgtccTTTTCTATATTCCTAAAGCATTTTTCTAGTACAATTCAATACTACAGTTTTCCAGTACAATTCAACACTAACATTTTAGTCTTTAAGCATCTTAAATGGGATTTTTAAAGGATGGTGTTGGGAGGGTGGTGTGTTAACTCATAACTTCATACATTACAATTATTCTTGCATTTCAAAAAGAGCTGATAGGAAAACTAGTGAAATAACATTAATAATTATAGTTCTTATTAAACATTACCAAACACTACTATATGCTAGACCACTGTTAAAGGATCTCTCTGTGCATTATCTCATTACCTTAAATCTGTGGAGAGTATTTCACTTTCTCTAGTTTAGACATGACCTCAACAATAGGAattatttaaagttaaaaaaaatatataaaagaaatcCAGAAGTTATTTGTTCTTCTCCTTGGGGAATCCCAGTGCAATTCCCTGTAAAATGACACTATGGGGATTTCCAAGATATGGGCTACTCTTGGTGTCCATGGTCCACTTCCTCCTTTCAATGTTCTACTCTGTAAAGACTAGTGTGGACTTGGCCCCTGTGTAATGGCAtcaccttatttattttatttcattttagtttttggtactgggaattgagcccaggggtacttaaccactgagtcacatccccattgttgttattttttatttttatttttattcggaCAGGGTCTCACCCAGTTGATGagagcctccctaaattgctgaggctggccttgaatttgatatcctcctgcttcagcttcctgagtcactgagattacagtgtGTGACACCACTCCTTGCTCACTTATTCATACTATCTTAGAGTATAGGTTTTCTTAGTTTGCTCATCATTGTTATAAGGGTGAACTTTCTTCTTGGACCTATGGCAGATGCAATTCAAAGTTTCACTAAAATTGCCCAGGCTCTGGTCTTCTAAGTGAATAAAACATGAATGCCAAGGGAATCTGGACATCCTCTTAGCCTTTATTTTCCCTGTCCATAAAATGAATAGGGATAATTCTGTGACCTAAAGTTTATTAATGGATTCACTCATTCAGTTTACAGAATACCTACTATGGCCCAAGCACTGTTGTGTAGGTTGGTAATGCCAAGGTAATGAAATACCTGAAGagatctggaaactctccagctcTAAGTAGTTATTACTTTTACTGTCAGTGGTCACCACCCCAACCCCAACCCCCACCCCTATACACACAAATCAACTGAACAAAGAAAGTTACCTAAACAATAGTGAAGATTCAAGAAGGAAGTTCTCTGCACAGAACtttcccaaaataaacttttcccagCGGGGTGTGGTGGTTCACCTGTAATCCTATGGATTAGAAACACTAATCCAGAAGGgtctcaaattcaaggccaaccttagcaacctcaagtgaggccttaagcaattcagtgaaatcctgtctcaatttaaaaaataaaaagggctgggaatgtgacttagtggtaaagatcccctgggttcaatccccaataaaaaaccaaaccaaacctctTCCCTAAACCTTTTCAAGAAGCAAGAAAAGTCCTAGATCTGAACAGTTCTCtggttcctgatttttttttttttttttttttaaactccttGAGCAGAGAATCCTGAAACCTCCCAATGTATTCCTGGGCTGTAGTTTTCAACCAAAGTTTGAGTTCTGTCGGTCACTGCTTAGCGCTCTTAATCTTTCTGGACATCATTTTCCAAGAATGAAAACAGCAGGTTCTAGGTTTTTCACTGACAGGGGCACAGTTAGCAAATCTTTTAGCATCTCTGGTGCTAATTCACAAGGAAGGGCCCTGGATAAAGGTACTTCCAGCCAGAATCTAGGATGGGTGGCCTGATACCCCAAACCGAGGCGCATACCCCAGATCAGAGGACGTCTATGAACAGTCCAATCTATTGCCATTCTAAACATCACGAGACTTTatgagaaaatgaaactgaaaaggGGAAAATCCCTCTCTGTAACCTGGCCCGGCGTCGCAAGCTAGGAGACTGGTGACGCGCCCCGCGGGCCGGGTCCTGATTGGCTGTGTGCTCAGGGAATTTAAGTGGACGCGCCCCGCGGGGCTGGCATTTTGCGTTTGACTTTGCTCGAGTCGCAATGTCTCGCTCCGTGGCGGTGGCGGTGGCGGGGGCCTTGCTCATGCTACTCTTTCTGACCGGCCTGGACGCTGACCCGCGTAAGTGTCTCTTCTTAACACCACCTTCTCCGACCCTTTGGCAGTCTCTTAACTCTAACCCCAAGTTCTTCCCAGAGTGGGGACCAGGGCTCGGTCTCTGTGTAAATCGTGGGGTGGCGGGGGATTAGGAATGGAGTGAAAGCCCAGAACGCCTACTTCTTGCTCCTTTGCGCGGGGATCGAGGGAGACCTCTGGCTGCTGGGACAAGGTGGATCTTGACCGAGTTTGCGGGTTTGGGTAAGTTttagagcccccccccccccccaccacacacacacaccgagatGGAGAAGGTTTTCCTCCACACTTCGCTCCTCCTCTGGCTCCCGGAGCGCAGCGGTAGGATGGGGCGGATGGGGCGAATAGGCCAGTCCCAGAGACACGGAGTTGGGGGCTGTGAATGAGTGGAAACCGGTGTCTGGGGTACGTGGAAGACACAGCCCACGGGAAGACAAACCGCGACAACTCTGCTTCCTTCAGACTGGAAGCGCCCCGCTAGGTACACTTTCTTCTTCTCCTGATCCAGTGGCACCAAACCAAGGCGCGCAAACGCTGTTCTCATTACTTGTTGCTTTATTAATAATCCTAAAAGCTACCCGTTATTACAGTTTGCTGTATGCCAAGGACTGTACATACTTTATATCagcgttgctttttttttttttttccaacggtGTTTGGGATTGTTACCCAGGGCATTGTGCATgcttaggaaagtgctctaccacggagccacactctcagccctatgtgtctTAATTTTGAAAATGGATGTAAATACTATGATTACCCGAATCAAGCACATGAGAAAACTGGGTACCaagatttatttattgattgtactggagattgaaataAGAGCACTTTTATCACTAACCTTATATCCCTAgacctttctgttttttttttttttttgttttgtttttttaatttagagagaggggcttgctaatttgcttagggtctcactaagcttctGGGGTCGACCTCGGGGCACCAAAATTTTAAGCAACTTAAATCACAGGCGATAAATAACAATTAGGATTGAAATTGAGCCTGACCAGTGCCTTTATGGTAGGTAGCTAGGCATTTTGGTTGTaaccctatcttttttttttttccttttttttttttttttctctccttctcttctctcttctgggattgaacccagaggtgttttaccactgagttacatacccagccctttttactttacaTTTTAAAGTCACAGTActgctaaattgtttagggcgtagccaaattgctgaggctggtctctattttgcaatactcctgcttcagccttcccagtcgctgggattacagacatgaacCTTCATGGGGCTGGGTGTGACCGTTTTTTCAGAAACCTGCCTCCTCATCTTCCTGTGTTAAGTTCTCTGAAGCAAGATGGGTGATCAAGGGCCCTCCTTGCCTTTTCTTCATAGAGAGCTTCCTTTTTGGCAACTTGCCTGGTTCTTTCCAAGATATAGGAAGCCTCCACTTTCAGTTTTGAAAAAGTGACTATTGGTCAAAGTCAGGAAGGTAAGGGTAATTCAAGATGGTTACCAAGACTCATCCGGACACTCAGGATTTTGTGCGCTTTTTAAATACTCGGTGACAAATTGGGACTTCTCAACTTTTTCCCTTATAAATCCCCTGTGAAATAGTGTTTTGATCATAAGAAAATGGTATTTAATTTGAATAAAATTTacttacaaaataaagaataatgtaTCTAGTGATAATAggtgtcattttaaaaaaatagcaacctgacattttaaaaaaatcttattctgaatatataaagaactcaaaaaacaccaaaaacaaTAAGCAAGCTAAtagcccaattaataaatgggtaaatgatctacatagatatttctcaaaagaacaaatacaaatggctaacatatgaaaaaatattcaacatacttagcaatcagggaaatgcaaatcaaaagtatactgagagggctggggttgtaactctgtggtagacacttgcctagcatgcatgaggcactgggttccatcctcagtgctacataaaaataaacaaaataaggtatgatgtccatctacaactaaacaaacaaacaaacaaacaaacaaacaaaacactgaGAATTCATCTCAtctcagttagaatggcaatcaccaagaatacacagaacagctgggcatggtggcccatgcctataatcccagtgacttaggaggctgaagcaggaagatcagaggccagccccagcaactttccaaggccctcagcaacttaaaaagagctggggtgtAACTCATTgctaaagtgcccttgggttctatccccagtactgaaaaattaaaaaaagaaataaaaagtgctgtgaggatgtgagggaaaatatACActgatacattgttggtgggaatgcaaattagtaCGACCACTttagaaagtagtatggagagtcCTTAAGAGaccaggaataaaaaaaaaaaaaaaaaaaaaaaagggatatgAATGGTGCAGGGCAGGTGGTTgatgcctcagcaatttagcaaggccttaagcaactcagtgagatacacacacacacacacacacacacactccacattTTCTGGTATACTAtacctatatacatacacaatggagttttattcagacattaaaaaaaaagtgaaaattttatttgtggggaaatggatggaatttggagaacatcatgctaattgAAATAAGTTAGACTCATAAAGTTAAGGTTCAaatcttttctctcatatgcagaagcaagAATATGGAAtcttatgaaaatagaaggaagaatgccaggcagggtggcacatgcctataatcccagtgccttgggaagctgaggcaagaggattgaaagtacaaagccaacttcagcaacttagcaaggccctgagcaacttagtgagaacctgtctctaatatatatatatatatacacacacatacacatacacacacacatacacatatacacacatgtatatatatgatatacatatattcagagggagggaaagagaagttACTGGGGAATAAGATGGATCAAAAAAACTTTTTTTGAGTATTGCAGAGTAGGATTTATTGAAGTGAGAAGAAAAGAGACATAGCTCCTACAGGCCGAGAGGGGACCCGATAGGGGTTGCCACTTAAGTGTACTATGTCAAGGGGTAGGGGCATTGATCAATTTCTGTGCTAATCAGAAAAAGTGCTAAGGCTATTATTGGTTAGCCCTTAAGTCTGTAACCTTCACTCAGATCTGGCCCATCTCATTTTTCCCACTGTTCTGGAACAAAGGAGTTGACTGGAATGTTTGGAATGTTCCTATATTTCATGGAGTAGCCTGTTCATGAAGAGAAACCTCTTTTTCAGGGGCCCATTTTCTTAACTGCCTgtttttctatctatctatctatctatctatctatctatccatccatccatcctatctATCCTATTCTACCTTATTCATTTCCTCCTTCTGAAGAAGAGCCCCTAACTGCCATTAGGGATAGGGGTGATGACCACTCTGGTTACTTCCTATGGGAGCCTATCTAAGGGTCCCTGGTAGATGGGGAGTTCATCTTAGATTCCATCTGTACAGCCATTTGTAGCTTGGTATCTTGTGTATCAGGGATCCATGGTGGCCGTTGGTGGGTGATTGGTCAGGTATACATTAGGCAGGGATCATGCCTTCCAAGAATCCTGGACAAACCCCCAAAAGATGAAATCAGATTTTCAGCCTCTACTGCTGTATGTAATGTTACAGCTGATCCCAGCTCCCTGCCAGAGACATCAAGTTCTTATCTCACAATTTTGAAGAATGAAATCCAAAGATAAGTAAGAGTGAATATAAAAgagtaagattttttttcaagtgAGAAGAGACAGCTCACATAGGGTTTGAGAGGACCCAATAGGGATTTCCCtggattgatcaaattatattatgtgctagtaccaatatataacataatgaatctcactattatgtataattataaagtaCCAGTAAAAAAGTCTCATTTTGAAAAATTCCAAAGAAGATACCTAGTTCGTTTCCAGAAAATACACAAGAAATATTCAATGTTGATTGCCTCTAAAGGTCTATTTTCCCCATGTTTGTatgtgagtttttttgttttactgtAGGCATGGATTAATTTTTCAGTTAAGCTTTGGAAACTTAAATAATTCTCCCGAAGTCACAAGGCTAGTAAGTGACTGAGCCCACAGATCTTGGCCAAATTCAAACCTAGATCGATATTGTCTTTATCCTAGAAGACATTATAGTGATATTCTTGCAAAATTCTGCCTGCTTCattcaaagagagaattctgggcAGGATGAAGTTGTGTTCTGACCCCTGaacaaaataaatgcttttttgctttttttttccatttctttgagGTGTTGGTATTGGGGATAAAACCAATTCCTGTAGgcatttaatttttgttgttgttgttgttgttttgttttttgatactagggattgaacccagggatgcttaactactgagccacattcccagaccttttttaaaatatattttatttagatatagggtctctctgagttgctaagtgccttgctaagttgctgaggctggctttgaactcaggatcctcctgtctcagcctcccgagccgctgggattataggcaggctcgccactgcatccagctaatttttttttttttttttgaactgggaattgaacccagtcgaGCTTTACCACTGCGCTACATCAccagtcctttatattttttttaattttgagacagggtctcgcgaaTTTGCTTAGGGACTtagtcatttttgtttctttgttttctagCTCATGTAATCAGAGATTTGACATATAAACACTGGGCAGGAATAAACAGGTTATGTTTGGTCTCAACATATGTTGGCTTGATTTGCATAGGAAGCTGAGCAAGGAGGTAATAATAATAACTTCTGCTACTTACAGAGCAATTGCTGTGTGCTAGTCACTGTACTAGACACTTAATATATATTAGGAAGTCAGATGGGCATAGATGTAGGCAGAAGCAGGAACCAAAAAGAAGTGGGTAAACATAGGAAAGAAAATGGAAGGGGTTGAAGCAGTGTACAACAGGGTGAATAATTTGATGTAGCTTCTATGCAGGGTGTATTAAATGAGAAATGAAGTTTGAAAAGTAGGTTGGCACCTTGAGTGATGTATTAAGAAATTCAATGGGTACTGAGAGGACATTAAATATTCTTGAGAGCTGCCCAGaaagtttctttaaaataatttccagTAACCAAAGATACTGGTAGAAATCAGCTAGAAAACAAAACCAGACCAAAACCAAACAAGCCAACAAACAAAACTCAAAAAGCATATAGAGAACAATTATGTAGGAAACATACTAAGTTCtactctatttcatgaaatagagtaGCCTATTGGGAGAGTAGAAACTCATTTGGCCAGAGTGGAAATGGCATCCTGACAAATAGGTCAAATTTAACTTTTGGTGCCTAACTTGAGACTGAGTTAGCTCCAAGTAAAATACTCTTGACAAATTTATTTTGTCTTTCCCTGATGTTTCTCAGGTTCTCCAAGAATTCAAGTTTATACACGGCACCCAGCTGAGAATGGAAAACCGAACTTCCTCAACTGCTATGTATCTGGATTTCATCCACCCCAGATTCAAATAGATCTGTTGAAAAACGGACAGAAGATAGAAAAAGTCGAGCAGTCGGACCTCTCTTTCAGCAAGGACTGGTCCTTCTATCTTCTGGTGCACACTGAATTCACCCCCAATGATAAAGACGAATACGCATGCAGAGTTACACATGAAACTCTGAAGGTGCCCAAGATAGTGAAGTGGGGTAAGTTTTCAGGTTTTTTCCTTAGCTGTTGAAAGTTATTCCTAAGTAGAGTCACAGCTTAAAGCTttttctgtatttaaaaaaaaaaaaatgtatactggGATTGTCAGGGAGTGTTTCTAAAGCACTGATGTTTGACACCTTCTGAGAGACTTCTGCATGGCATGTTCCCTGAGCCAGTGGGGTCCTCGTAGTGAGAGCAGGGAGTAGTAGCAGCACTCCCAGTGCTTCTTACCACTGTTGGCTTCCTCTAGTCTAGCTTTTCTGGCAGCCTTATGGACACTTGGCACCAAGGAGCATTGCAGGGAGGCACAGGTCTTCGCCTATAAATCCCACTGTCCTGACACCTAGAAACCTGGTGTCCTTTAATACTGGCTGGGTTTGGCTCTGAGGCCAGTAGGCAGGATTGGGTCTACAAGTGTTCAAAGCTACACAGTTTGGAACATTTGTTAGTACATGGTATCTTAAAAAGTAAAGCTTAATGtttcccattttctttttcatagaCCGAGACAACTAACCAGCATCCTGGGACTAACCAACAACACAGAGGTGGGTTTTTGACTTTAAGAAATGTTTTTGTTTATTATCCTAGGGACTATTTAGAGACAACTCTAACATGATAATCTTCACTGTATGGAGGACATTAGCTAAGGTAGCATGTTATCAGGTAAAGAATTATTTGAGTCACATTCCTGGGTCATATTCCTTTCTCCTGTGGAATGGCATGAGGAAGGCTGTGGTCCCAGGTGTGACTCTGTCAGCATCACTGACCCTGTAACAGGAAGACAGAGGAGCTGCCAGTGAGATGTGGCTGGATAAAGGCAGCTGATTACCCACACCGCCTGCAAGGGTTTGATCTTTCTTCTGTCATTTTCATATCAGGCGTTTCTGCATAGAAAAAGACCTCAAAAATGAATTATTCTCACACTGGAcatggtggtatatgcctgtaatcttcAGCTacctaggaggctaaggcaagaagaTGGCACGTTTGAGactggcctcagcaatttagtgagagacctcatctcaaaagaaaaacaaaaacacatagcAGTTGTTTTGTTCTTCATTCAGAAGAGAGGGGTGACACAGTTCTGCAGATGTCCTATTCTTTCAGTTTCTTGTTCAGTCTCAGTGTGTGGGTACTCTGTTTGCCTTGAAGAAGCTCCTAGCCACTTGAGGAAAGAAATGGAAACAGACTGGTTTATATTCCCTGTAAAAATCTATAATAGATGTAATTACAAGGAGCTCTAGAAGCATGAAAGAAGGAGAAACTTGGACTTCTTGGTATCTTCAGCTGCATTCCAGTGGTGGTAGAAAATTCAGCTTTTCAATGAAATTTTACTGCCCAGGATATCTTGATGCTGAAAACCCATTCAAATCTATTATCTTTAGGACAGAAAAATTTATTTAAGAGAAGTTGGGTTATCTGCACAGTCAAACAGTTATTAAATGGCAAAGTCAGGACATAAACTCTAATATTAGAATTCTTTCCTCTAAGATTTTGGGAGCACTGATAGAATAAATTACTGGGATATGTTCTTTGTAATGGGTTTTGAAAATTTTCTGTAGCCACTTCTAAAAAGGTGACCTACATTGCAGAAGTCAGACAAATTGATGGTGAGATCTGTAATCCAAATAAAGTAAAtgcattcacaaatttttttccttttcttttttctttcttcagggCTGAAGATGGCTTTATTTGGACTGGATTAATTtcgaattattttctttctttctcaagttgatatgcaaatacacTTTATGCACGTAGGAAGTTGCAATGATGTAACAGTAGTCTTCTTAATAATTCTGCTTTAGGAACTATCTTTGTGTTTGTCTCTCCCTGGTGTctagaaaaaaattcagaaattatAGACTAACATTTGGGTAGTAGGTGTCTTATaagaaataataaagtatctctgACTACTTTGATTGGAAACCTTATGcataaaagccatttttatattttggagttccacaagaagggctgatagaaaaaacaaACGAACTAGTAAATATAATTGAAAGTAAGAGTTGATCATATATCAAGCCTTAATCCTGTAGGAAACTCCATATATCTCTCATTAACTGGATGTAGTTATTCACCTTTAGTTCTCCACAATATAGATGATTAAAAAATATAACTGAGGATATATTTATATCTTGTTGGTGAAGCACAAGGGCATAATTGAAGCCTGCACATCACTGTGGTGCATTACGAAAGGGCTTTTACGGGGGAAGAAACGCAATAAAGCAGTGGATGATGAAGGACAGAAGCCAAGTGAGGGTGTGATATTAGAAGTTTCCACACAGCCTTTTCCCACAGGGACCTCTATATAACAAAGAACACACCTTAGAATTTGTCCTGCCTTAAAGCAAAGGATCTGGATTTTGGTAATCCACAACAACCTGTCTTTGGCTATATCAGGCTATGGGATGGCATGAAACTTAAAATTTCCAATTCTCTACAGTATCCTCAAGCA
This region of Callospermophilus lateralis isolate mCalLat2 chromosome 3, mCalLat2.hap1, whole genome shotgun sequence genomic DNA includes:
- the B2m gene encoding beta-2-microglobulin, which gives rise to MSRSVAVAVAGALLMLLFLTGLDADPRSPRIQVYTRHPAENGKPNFLNCYVSGFHPPQIQIDLLKNGQKIEKVEQSDLSFSKDWSFYLLVHTEFTPNDKDEYACRVTHETLKVPKIVKWDRDN